The sequence below is a genomic window from Synechococcus sp. PCC 7335.
GTCTTCTTGTTCGATCAGCGGTGGCCGATCTTCGGCTAGCTCCAATTCTCGGCCTAGACAGCCGACCACTTGGTTAGATTCGAGAAAATGAACAGAGTAGATGTAGGCCCTTTGCAGGTAGGTGCCGATGCTGACAATAAAACCGATATCGCCTGGTTTAGCGAGTAGTGCTCCTTTGTCTTTGCCAGGGAAGGTACCGTCGTTACGGATCTTTTTGAGAATCTTCACGCGGCTGCCCAAGTCAAAGATAGGTGCGGAATCAATTTCGATTTCTTCACTAAGACGCATGGGAATGGGGAAGAGAGAGTAGAGCAGAGGTAAGAAATTAGGGACTTTGGGTTAGAGACTTAGGGACGGGGAGAAGTAGGGGTTTCGCCTGAAGGCTAGTTTCCTATTCTCCCCATCCTTTATCTTCCTAGCGAATCAGGTCAAAGGAGATGTCAGTCTTCGCCGGGACGATGGTCTGACGATCTAGCTCATCGAGAATGGTGTTGATGATCCAGTTGAACTGGTTGATCGCGCCTTGGTAGCCTAAGGTGGCATAGCGGTGCATGTGGTGCCGATCGAAGATCGGGTAGCCAATGCGGACGAGCGGTGTGCCTGTATCGCGCCATAGGTACTTGCCGTAGGAGTTGCCAATCAGCAGATCTACCGGCTCAGTAAACATAAGCGATCGCAGGTGCCACAGATCTTTTTTGCCCCAGATAGTGGCATCTTGGCCGTAAGGACTGTTGGTGAGCACCTCACGCAATTCGGCCTCAAAGTCTGTGTTCGAGTTAGTAACCACAATATGTACTGGCTCAGCGCCCATCTCTAATAGGAACTGAGTGACGTTGAACACGTGGTCAGGATCGCCGTAGAGCGCAATTCGCTTGCCGTGAATCCAGGCTTGTGAGTCAGTCAAAGCATCAACAGCGCGGCCTCGCTCCTGCTGTAGCTCTTGGGGAATTGGCTTACCGGTAATCGCAGAGAGATTCATCAAGAACTCGTCTGTTCCCTTGATGCCAAAGGGACGGAAGTTGTAGGTTTTTTGTCCCCAAGCTGTAGTGATAGTCTCTTGCGTTTTCGGCGTGGTGTACTTCTGGAAGAAGAATGACCCTTCAGCATTGATCGAATCAGCAGCATCTTCCAACGTTGTTAGCCCGTTGTACATTTTGAATTCGCCAGTATTTGGAGAATCAAAGGTATCTGAGTTATCAGAGAGGATGGTGTAGTCGATACCGAACAAACCTAGAATTCGCTTCAGCTCGCGGATGTTGCCGATGTATGGATCAAAGCCCAGATTGAAATTAAACTTGCCGTTAGTCGTTTCAGCTTTTTTGTCTTTGGTCAAGTTAACCAAGATGCTTTTCAGCATATTGTCGTACCCAGTAATGTGGGAACCGACAAAGCTAGGCGTATGAGCGAAGGGCACTGGCAGCTCTTCTGGAATGTGACCTTCTTGCTTAGAAGTTGTCACAAATGCGCCTAGGTCATCTCCGATGACTTCCGCCATGCAGGTTGTACACAGCGCAATCATCTTAGGCTTGTACAGCTCATAGGCGTTCTCCAAGCCTAGCTTCATGTTCGCTAGGCCACCAAACACGGCTGCATCTTCTGTCATCGAAGACGATACCGCCTGGAAAGGCTCTTTGTAGTTGCGAGTGAGGTGGGTGCGAAAATAAGCCACACAGCCCTGAGAGCCATGGCTGTAAGGCAATGTGCCTTCAAAGCCAGAAGCAACAAACAAAGCGCCCAAAGGCTGGCAGGCTTTCGCCGGATTCACAGTGAGTGAAGTTCGCTCAAAGTTCTTTTCGCGGTACTCCCAAGATTTTGTCCATTCGGCGACTTCAGCCACTTTCTCATGAGAGTGCGCCCCTTCATACTGGCGCTTGTCAGCAAATAGATCTTGGTATTCGTTATTGACGAAGAGATCAAAATGGTCTTGGATTTTTCCAGGTTCAACCGGTGGATTGCCAGCCCCATTGCCATTAGATTCTGGGGTGGGGGTCGAGTTTTGAGTATTGTCAAGGTTGTCAGTCATGGTGCTCTCCTTTGTGAGAGAAAAATCTGAACAGAGAAAGATGCTAACAAGGGAGATGGGAAACCGAGAAAGTGGAAAACGATGGATAGCTTTATCTCCCTAAGTCCCCACTCCCCTAAGTCCCTACGCCGCCTCCCAAGGGGTCTTAATCAGTGACCAAGTAGGATTGTTGATTGCCAAGTCCATATCGCGGGCGAAGACTTCAAAGCCTTCATAGCCGTGGTAAGGGCCGGAATAATCCCAGGAGTGCATCTGGCGGAAAGGCAATGCCATCTTCTGGAAGACGTACTTCTCTTTAATACCAGCCGCGATTAGGTCAGGGTTGAGCTTTTTAGCAAACTCTTCAAACTCGAAGCCACTGACATCGTCATAGATCAAGGTGCCTTCTTCAACATAGTCAGCCGTCCGCTTGTAGTCATCCGCATGGCCAAATTCATAGCCTGTGCCAATTACTTTCATCCCTAAGTCTTTGAAGGCTGGAATGATGTGACGAGGGCGCAAGCCACCGACCATCATCATCACGGTCTTCCCTTCTAGGCGAGGGCGGTACTTGGCGATGATGCTATCCATCCGGGCTTGGTTAGCCGCGATCGCTTCTTCTGCTTTTGCTTGAATCGTCTCATCAAACTGAGCCGCAATCTTGCGCATGGAATTAGCAATCTGCGTGGGGCCAAAGAAGTTGTACTCTAGCCAGCCAATGCCATACTTCTCTTCCATGAAGCGGCAAATATAGTTCATGGAGCGATAGCAGTGGATCAGGTTTAGCTTGGCTAAAGGTGCCATCACCACTTCATTGAAAGAGCCATCTCCAGAGAACTGAGAGATTACCCTTAAGCCCATAGATTCCATCAGCTTGCGACTAGGCCAAGCGTCTCCACCAATGTTGTAGTCACCCACAATGTTGACGTCGTAAGGACCCGGCTCAAAGCCTTCGGGTAGCTTGCGGTATTCGTCGGCCTTGGGCAGCACCCAGTCACGCACGGTGTCGTTGGCAATGTGGTGACCTAGCGACTGCGAAACGCCTCGGAAGCCTTCACAGCGAACAGGCACGACTGGCTTTCCAGTTTCTTTCGCCTTCGCTCTAGCGACTGCTTCGATGTCATCTCCAATTAAGCCTACCGGACATTCCGATTCAATCGTGGTGCCTTGGCTGAGTGGAAAGAGTTCTTCGAGTTCGTCAATGATTTTAGCGAGCTTTTTATCCCCGCCAAAAACGATGTCTCGCTCTTGAAAGTCAGAGGTGAACTGCATGGTACCGAAGGTATCTACCCCGGTTGTCCCCACGTAGTAGTTCCGCCGACCTGACCAGGAATAGTAGCCGCAGCCTACCGGGCCGTGGCTGATGTGAATCATGTCTTTGACAGGGCCCCAAACTACCCCTTTCGCACCTGCGTAGGCGCAGCCACGGGTCGTCATCACACCGGGAACAGATTTTTTATTAGACTTAACGCCGCAGTCAGAGGCTTCGGCTTCTTTAACGCCGAGGTGCTTGGAGCGTCTCTTTTTACCTTTCTCGGGGTACGCTTCTAGTACCTCGTCAATGAGATCTTTTCTATCTTCTACAGTAGTCATAATGCCCTCTCAGTAAGTGTAGGGAATAGTGAATGGATTGGTCTTGAGATGTGGCGGCTTCAATGAAGGAAAGCGCCAAAGAGATCGCCACATCTCAATCCAAGTCAGTTAAGCAGCTAAGAAAGCTAGTTTTTTGCAACAGCTCTATACAGTAGCGACTTCCTTATCAGCTGCTAGCGCTTCTTGATACTGCTCATCACTATCCAAGATGCCGAACTCAATCAACAGATCTTCAAGCTCATCCATGCTAATGGGTGTTGGAACGGTCAGCTTTTTGTTGTTGATGATCTTCTCAGCTAGCGCTGTGTACTCTTTAGCCTGATTGCAGTCAGGCGCGTACTCATTCACTGTCATACGACGCAGCTCAGCATGCTGAACAACATTGTCGCGAGGAACAAAGTGAATCATCTGAGTGTTGAGCTTAGCGGCTAGAGCTTCGATTAGCTCGATTTCCCGGTCTGTATTCCGGCTGTTGCAAATTAGACCGCCTAGACGAACACCGCCAGATTGAGCGTACTTTAGAACGCCTCGAGCGATGTTGTTAGCCGCATACATGGCCATCATCTCACCCGAGACAACAATGTAGATCTCTTGCGCTTTGCCTTCTCGAATAGGCATGGCGAAACCACCACAGACAACGTCACCGAGTACGTCGTAGGAAACGAAATCAAGATCTTCGTAAGCGCCTTCTTCTTCTAGGAAGTTAATAGCGGTGATGATGCCGCGACCTGCACAGCCAACGCCGGGCTCAGGCCCACCAGACTCGACGCACTTAACGCCGCGATAGCCTTCTTGCAGCACCTGGTCAAGTTCGACATCTTCAACCGCGCCGAGTTCGGCAGCTAGCTGTAGCACGGAGGTTTGGGCTTTGCTGTGGAGCATCAGGCGAGTGGAGTCAGCCTTCGGGTCACAGCCCACAATCATGATACGTTGGCCTTGCTCAGCCATAGCGGCCAAGGTGTTTTGGGAAGTGGTGGATTTACCGATACCACCTTTTCCGTAAAATGCAATTTGTCTCATAGGTCAAAAGTCTCCTAGTTTTCGTCGAAGGGAATGATTAAGCTTATTGCGTGAATCGAGCGTTTCGTGCAAGTTGAGCGTCGGCAACTATTCAACAGAATTCGGAGGGGAACGCTCAACGGTCGGCGTGGGATGGATAATATTCATGACATAGAATAGAAAGCTGGGAGGAATCTTGAGTTTGAAGAAATTCTGGAGGAAGTCTGGCCGCTTGACCTAAATGTCACTCTTTCTAAGCGGGAACAACAACAATTGTAGAAGAGACTTTTGCTTGCAAACTGGTCTCAATAGAATTTTTCAAGGTTTCGCTACTGCTCGCACAGCCACCGCAGGCACCTGTGAGTAGAACTCTTACAACATCGCCATCAACGTCGTAAAGTTCAATATCACCCCCATCTGCTAATAGAATAGGTCGAACATCTTCGGCAATGACTTGTTGAATGAGATTGATCTTTTGCATGGGCGTGAGCGGCTTGTTCGTCGCCTGGGAGGCTACTTCTGAAGCGACTCGCGCTGATAGAGCTGTTCTCTCTTGCTGTACCTCAATCAGCAAATCTTCAATGCCGGCTTGACAGGTGCCGCAGCCACCGCCTGCTTTCACATAGTTTGTAACCTGTTCAACAGTAGTTAGATCATTCTCGATGATTACTCGGCGAATGCGCGGCTCGGAGATACCATAGCAAGAACAAATCAGTTTGCCATCATCATCTTCATGCTGCTCAACCTCGATGCCACGGTATTTGTAGATTGCAGCTTCTAGAGCTTCTTGTCCCATGACCGAACAGTGCATCTTAGCTTCAGGCAAACCACCTAGGTAGTCGGCAATATCTTTGTTGGTAATTTCTAAAGCTTCGTCAAGTGTCTTTTGCTTGATGATCTCTGTTAACGCAGAGGAAGAGGCGATCGCACTGGTGCAGCCAAAGGTTTGAAAGCTTGCGTCTTGAATAGTCTCGGTAGATTCTTGAATCTTCAGATGCAGCCGCAGCGCGTCACCACAGGCAATGCTGCCTACTTCACCGTAGACCACTGCCACGTCGGGCTCTTGAGGATCGGTGATCGCCCCCTGGTTGATTGGGTTGTAAAACAAGTCAAGTACTTTTTCAGAATAGTCCCACATGGCAGTTTCTAGGTAATGATGAACGACAAGATTAAGAGGGGGTTTGAACTAGGTCTCGGCTCTGTAGCCAACCAGATTCGTCGCTGTTAAAAGGAGACATCGCTCGCAGTTTTTCAACAATGGTGGGCATGACGCTAATCACCTGTTGAATCTCAGCTTCGGTAGTGAAGCGAGAAAGGCTAAAGCGAATAGAGCCATGAAGAATGGTATAGGGCAACCCCATCGCCGTCAGTACATGAGAGGGATCCAGCGAGCCAGACGTGCAGGCAGAGCCAGAAGACGCGCAAATACCATGCTTGTCGAGCATGAACAAAATGGCCTCGCCTTCAATGTATTTAAAGCCAATGTTGGTGGTATTTGGTAAACGAGTCGTGCCGCCGCCGTTTACTTCGCAGTTAGGGATAGTTGCCAGGAGCTGCTGCTCTAGCAAATCCCGCAGCTGGGCCTCTCTATCGACGGTTTGCAAATGCTGTTGGGCTATTTCTGCAGCTTTGCCCAAAGCAACAATACTAGCCACATTCGGCGTTCCAGCCCGGCGTCCACGCTCTTGATGTCCGCCTAGTAAAAAAGGACGAAAACGGAATCCGCGACGTGTGTACAAAGCTCCAATACCTTTGGGTGCGTGGAGTTTGTGGCCTGAGAGCGTGAGCAAATCGATAGTGCTATTCTTGAGATCAATTGGAATCTTGCCAACGGCCTGAACAGCATCAACGTGAAAGGTTGCACCACATTCTTTGGCGATCGCCCCAATCTGTTCTACCGGAAACACCACTCCAGTCTCATTGTTGGCATACATGGTTGTCACCAGGGCTGTTCCCCCAGTTACCGCCGCTTCTACCTCCATTAGATCGAGCTGACCGCGCCCATCTACTGATAGATAAGTGACGGTATAGCCCTTCTTCTCTAAGTGCTTACACACGTTGAGAACTGCTGGATGCTCTACCGCTGTGGTAACAATGTGGCGCTTCTCAGGCTGGGCAGCGAGGGCCGCATGAATAGCGGTGTTGTTGCCTTCGCTACCGCAGCTATTAAAAACAATTTCTGTACTCTCTGCGCCTAGAAGCTCAGCCACTTGGGCTCTAGCATCCTGAATAGCTGCGCCCACTTGACCACCAAAGCTGTGCATGGATGAAGGATTGCCGTAGAAGTCACTTAAATAGGGCAACATCGTCTGTAAAACAGCAGGGTCAATTTGAGTAGTGGCGTTGTTGTCTAGGTAAGTGACCATAGGAGTGACTCCAGTGAGAATTGTAAGATTGGCTTGGGCTATGCTCAGTCGCCGGACTAAGAGAATTAAGAAGTTAGGGGGTTAGGGGAGCGTTTGTGCCTGTTTTAGCTTGGGCTTGAAGCTTTTCGAGGCTTTGAGAGTAACTGTCAAACCAGTCGTTCCAGTACTCTGATTGAGGTGACTGTTTTAAACGAGAGACCCTTTGTTTATAGGCAGCCTGCCAAGCTTTCCAGTAGTCTGCTGTAGTTTCTATCGCGCTGCCCAGTGTGAAGGCGCTGCTCCTGCCAGAGAGAGATACACATCCTCCCTCGGTAGGGCAAACGGCCCAGCATTGAGGAACGCTGTAGAAGCCTTTGCAGTTGTTGCACAAGTCAGCATTGATTTTAAAGGTCGCGCCGTTACGCTCAATTGCGTTAGTCGGACAGGTGGGGATACAGCGTTGACAGCTAATGCATTTGTCGGTGATAGCGTAGGTCATGGCTCAACTGCTCTATGAAATAGAGCGATGAAGGGTTTTCTACACATAAACTGTTTGCAGAATGTGCTCGTTGTAATACTCCCTAGCAACGGCTTCAATCACGTCGTAGGCTTCAACTACAAACAATCCTGCTTTTTGCAGCTCCTTGGCGGGGCAGGGGCCTACTTTAGAGGCCAATACAGCTCTGCAATCAGCAATCGTTTCAATAATGTTGGTTAAAGTAGCCTCTTCTCCATAGCCGCCCTGGCAGTAATCGGCGACTTTGCGGTGACCGACAAATTTCGCTTCAGCGGCGTCTACTTCATAGATCATGAACTCTTTGGCATGCCCAAAGTGTTGGTTAACTAAACCACCGCCTTTAGTAGCCACGGCAACCAACACTTTAGGAGACTCGGCTGATGTTTGATCTGTGTTAGCAACAACTTTTTGAGCAGCGGCTTTCTTCTGAGCGATCGCAGCCTCTGTTTGTTTGATATCTTGACGAACGGCTTCACGCTTCTCAGCGTTGTAGCCGACTGGCATCGTCATAAACTTCTCTTTGGTGAATTCCTGGCTGCGGTCTTCGCCCAACAAACCCACAGCGTCAGCGCGACATTGACGGCAGTGCCGCATGATTTTCATGTTGCCAGCACAGGCATCTTGAACTGTTTTAAGTTCTTTCGGGGTAGGGCCACGCTGTCCATTAAGACCAAAGTAGGTGCCATGCTCAGGCTTAGAGATCAGCGGCATAATATTGTGTAAAAATGCGCCGCGATCACGCACAGCCTGATTCACTTCTGGCATATGTTCATCATTGATGCCGGGAATCAAGACCGAATTGACTTTGCACAAAATGTCAGCATCTCTAAGGGCTTCTAAGCCCTCCATCTGCCGCTGGTGCAAAATCTTGACTCCTTCGATGCCGCGATAGCGCTTACGGCGATAGTGCACCCAAGGATAAATCTTTTCACCAATAGCCGGATCGACCATATTGATGGTGATAGTCACATGATCCACATTGAGCGCTTTGATACGATCCACGTAGTCGGGCAACATCAGACCGTTGGTAGAAAGGCAGAGCTTGATATCAGGTGCCTGCTCAGCAACTAGTTCAAAAGTACGAAAAGTCTTTTCAGGGTTTGCTAGCGGATCGCCAGGGCCAGCAATGCCTAGAACAGACATTTGAGGAATCTTGCCTGCCACAACCAGCGCTTTATGAGCGGCTTCTTCAGGTGTTAGCAGTTCGCTAACCACACCTGGGCGACTCTCATTAGCACAGTCGTATTTGCGATTGCAAAAGTTACACTGAATGTTGCACGCTGGCGCAACAGCAACATGCATCCTGGCATAGTGATGATGAGCTGATTCGCTATAGCAGGGGTGATTTTCAATCCGGGCTTTGAGCGATTCACTAACAGCAGGTTCACTGGTGGATGTACAGCCGCAACCGCCAGACTTTTTAGGCGGCGTGGCTGTAAGAGCGGTTTGGTGCTGCGGCGTCATTGCTTTGTGGGTGGTAAGGGTGGGAGGTTGAGAAGGGTGGGTTAGGTCTTCTAGGCCACGGAGTAGTTCCAATCGCGAATGAGATGGGGGTGCGCTACTTGACTAGCTCCTGGATAAGGAGAGTAAGAATTATGAGGGCGGCCCAGCAAGGTTGAGTTCGCGTGAAATTACAGTGGCCTGACATTGAGTGCTCTACTATCGTTGAGTCGTTGAAACCATTAAGCCAATCGTCAAAAGAGAAAGAAGCTCTAACCGAGCGAAGGCTGACAATTGTCTCTTTATGGACTTCACCGAGTACAACAAATGGGTTAAAGACCAATGTTTGAAGACCTAGGTGTTCGTCGATGAAAGAGTTATAGCAAGGGTTAAAAGCGCTTCTCTCTAGATTCACTCGATAGGATTTATTGAATGATTAACGCTGCACTCAATCCCTACAGCCTTTGAGAATGAAGGGGATCTTTTTTTTGGTAGATCAAGGTACTAGTATTTATGCACGGATAGGCTGGTATTTATTTACCCTGGGTCGAGCATTGCTGCACTCAGCTAGATTGTCGATACAGCAAGGGATTGGGGCTGCTCCATCTAGTTATAGACACACTTTTCGAAGAGTACTCAAACGTCCTTTTTTGTAAAATCAGATACTGGGAAACGCAATAGGCTAAAGACTAGAATTTGCTGTCTGTATCATACTCGACAGTTTCCTATCTTTTCTAGTAACAAAATATACTTTTTTTGTATGGCTTTGTTGCATAAATCAGCCATGAGTCAGCCATTAGATAGAGAGAGACAACTGCAGTCATTCTCTTAGACTCAAGAAGGTAACTAGCTAGCATGTCTAGCCGCGTCATACGGACCTTTGAAAACGAGCGAATTCTTTTAGTCGGTAGGCCCCTATTAACGTCAGTTCGGGTTAAGCAGCAGGGGGAAGTTCCCATTCCATATGGAGAGAAGGCTTCTTCGGTTGGTGGCAATAAGCAATCAGTCCACAGAGGATGTTGACCCAGCAGTTGACCGGACTACGGTGACGAGAATGCTCTATCTGCGAAATGTTCTTCAGTTGGTCGATAATCGTTTCGATGATGGAACGTTTGCGCGAGAGTAGCTTGTCAGTTAGCCGCACTAGCTGGTTCTTCATGTTGCACCGAGGCTTAGCAAAGAACTCGATGTTGAACGCGTCGAGTAGTTGCTTGGCCAGCTGCTTCGATACATAGCCTTTGTCTGCGCAGACTTTTCCCCATAGTCCAGTAAGTAAGTCAAAGGCGGGCTCACGGTCGTCCGTATTGCCCGGGGTCAGGGTGAGGTTGAGTAGTTCACCGCACTCGTTCACCACGAGGTGTAGCTTGAAGCCATAGAACCAGCCGACAGAGGTTTTGCCCCTAGCTGCCGTATCTTTGCAGACCTTATGCTGCCAGATCCGACGGTTGTGGCAGACCGATAGACTGGTCGCATCGATAAAACTAATGCCTGTACAACGGCCGAAGCAGCGCTTCAGATAACAACACAAGGGAAACAAACAAGAGGGCGTCCATTCGACAAAGCGGTTATAGCTGACTAGCGTTGGAAACGCTTGCTTCCAGTACTGGCATACATGATGAACGTAGTAGTGTTTGAAGGTGCGGTAGTGGCTTTGGTGAAAGCCGATGAGTATCGTCATCACTTCGCTTAGGCTCAGCGAACGAGCGCGTTGTCGCGTCTTTAGATGGTGGCTTAGCAGTTGACGCTGCCAGAGGGGTTCAAACACTTGGCAGAAGTCATCGACGTGGCAGAACAGTTCTTCTAAGCTGAACATAGTGGAGGATAGGGCTGATGGGTTTTACAACTTCAGCTTACCTATCCTCCTTTCTTCGAGCTTTCCTTATCCCGAACTGACGTTATTAGGAACGGTTGATTAGCTATCGCCGTCTTTCGGTGGCTGAGACTTCGATGCTCTTTCTCAATACTGCTTTTTGTAAAAACTTTGGTGAAAAGGTCGCATCGAGCTATCTAAACCGGCATATGAACAAGCTGAAGGTGAACTGCTGTGTATCTAATCGCATGAGTCAGGTTAAATGATCAGATACAGCTGGTAGTGTCCTAGACGTTCAGACCTAGACACCTATGTCTAGACGTTCAGTCTTGGATTTTGCAGGAGGTAGCCTATAACCATGATTGAATGCTTAGCGCGACCATTCATGTTGTTCCTCATCATCTACCAGCAGAAGTAATCGCAGCAGATCTAAAGGGATATAGCCTGACGACGACGTTCTATGAACTTGCAGGTGAAGAGATCTAAGAATAGAGTTTTAGCTGATTCCTTAGCCCGCGAGTCAAAAAACGAGAAGCTTGAAGTAGCGCCTGGGATAGAAATGATTTTGATTCGGCGGCGCACTGTGTATCGGTTACCGAACAATATTTCAGAGCTTGGAGATACTAATGTCTATTATCTAGTGTCCATTAGATAGATACGTGAAGAATTCTCCGTAGAATGTCTTGTAGCGTTTATGGGTAGTGGCAATGGGCTGGCGATATCTACTTCGGGTTTTGTCCCCTTGTTTGATTTTACTTACAGCTACGCTGACTGAGACCATCAGGTCCCGGTCAGCGTATGCGGCTGAAGAAATTCGTCTTTTGGTGGGCGGCCCCTTAATCTTTTCAGTCTCGGTGGACTCGTTAGAAGCGTTTGCACAAACGAGCGAGATTGCTAATGATCTGCGGCTGTTTACACGCTTCGCTGATGAGCAAGCACTTATCGGATTGCGTCAGGCCTTGCAAGCTAGTATCCCACTTAGCGCTCAGCAGATAGATAACTTAGGCTATTCCGTTCTTGGTCAAGATATCTTATTTAATCTGGGTAAGGTGATTCGCCCGCATCCTAGCTTGAATGGCGATCGCGCCTTACGCGGAGCTATTATCAGCGCAGCAGCCCATGCCAGAACGCAGTCAGACACTAGTAAGGCAGATGAACCCGTCGAATGGACTGCTATAGACGTGATGAGGCAATATCCTAGCCAAAGCATTGATGTTCGATGGCAAGACTTGCGGGCACTGCGTCAATCTGCGAGTTCGGCGTTGAGTGATAATCAGCAGGCGATCGCCACCATCCGAGCACAAGCCACCACCGACAGCGCCCAAAACGGCACAAGTCAACCACTGCTCGCACAAGATCTAGCCGCACTGGGCTCCTATGCTTTTGAAACCAACACCTTTACGCTTACGAGAGATGCTATAAGGCAAACTCAATTAGGCATCCAATCTCGCTACAGCTTTGATGTCGATACATATATGCCACAAGAGTTAGACCATCCTGCCCCTGTCATCATCGTCTCCCACGGCTATAGCGACACTAAAGAAAACTTTGGGTACATCGGCCGACATCTCGCGTCACACGGATTTGTTGTTCTCATTCCTGAGCATGTCGGTAGTGACTTAAGATTCCGGTTAAGCTACAC
It includes:
- a CDS encoding alpha/beta hydrolase, whose translation is MGWRYLLRVLSPCLILLTATLTETIRSRSAYAAEEIRLLVGGPLIFSVSVDSLEAFAQTSEIANDLRLFTRFADEQALIGLRQALQASIPLSAQQIDNLGYSVLGQDILFNLGKVIRPHPSLNGDRALRGAIISAAAHARTQSDTSKADEPVEWTAIDVMRQYPSQSIDVRWQDLRALRQSASSALSDNQQAIATIRAQATTDSAQNGTSQPLLAQDLAALGSYAFETNTFTLTRDAIRQTQLGIQSRYSFDVDTYMPQELDHPAPVIIVSHGYSDTKENFGYIGRHLASHGFVVLIPEHVGSDLRFRLSYTEGRLNTGMNPTEYISRPQEISYLIDHLETLVATSSTWATQIDLERIGMVGHSLGAATAYALAGAEIDSDRLVASCESTSVNISPALYLQCLARFLPAQENNLKDPRIKAVIAANGIGSALYGPEGFGEIDLPILIASAANDVIAPAVPEQIWPFSWVESDSKYLAVMSDASHFSLTSGGDTGVVSPLTQPGAEALINIVLGQYRDIGSRYLNALNLAFWQVYLQKDSTYLPYLSDRYAQQLSADYIPSLNIVEASQPEQLNTSNN